The Spirosoma sp. SC4-14 DNA window TGGTTTGCCTGATGCGACTTAATCCGAAGGAAATTGTCAGGGCCTGAAAAAATACGACGATCACATAGAGGCTACTTGCTAAGGTTGGCAGCAAATAGCCAACGGCTACTAGAATCGGTAGCGTCAGGTATTGCCCAAAGAGCAATACCCGCATCCAGATGGGTAAGTCCATCGCTCCCCGCATCCAGCGTTTTCGCTGTTGAAAAAACTGCTTTGCTGTATCGACGGGCTTCGTTCTGGCCAGTAGCTGCTCGTTGAGGACATTGCGAAAGCCAAACCCTTTACTGACTATGGCCCGAAAGAGCGTATAATCTTCAACTACCGAAACGGGTAACGCTTCATAGCCCCCAACTGCATCATAGGCTTCGCGCCTGACCGCCATATTATTGCCCATTGCCGTAACGGGCCAGCCAACCTCGCTTGCCAGATGTACCAGCGTCAGGTTATAGAGCCAGTCGATGGTTTGCAGTTTATGAAACAGACGTGGGCCTTCGGGTAAGGTTATACCAGTTACGATACCAGTCGATTCGGTCATGTAGGTTTGCATAACCGCAATCCAGTCGGGAGCTACCACCGTATCGGCATCCGTAAAGAAGCGGTATTCGCCCCTGGCCAACGTGTTTAACTGCGCTAACACATTGGCTTTACCGGGCAGATCCAGCCATACTGCCGAAATGTCAATTAACCGAAATGAGGGTTTATCGGCAATGTAGTCAGCTACGACAGCCCGAGTTCGATCTGTCGATTGATCATTTCCAATCAGCACCTCCAGTTCCTCAGCCGGAAACTGGAGCCGGGCTATAGCTTCCAGGCAGGCTAAAATGGTTGTTTCTTCGTTGCGGGCAGCAATAAGAATACTGACAGAGGGTTGTATTGGTGCTGGCAAAGGATCAATAACCGGCATAGACAGGCTGTGGTACGGCCCGAAATGCAAAACCCCGCTCTGAAAAGTGAGCCAGCATTCGGGGCAATACATACCGCATGGTTGGCCAGGCTTTCAGGCTATCGTGAAACACGACAATTGAGCCCGAATGCGTGTACTGAATGGTTTTTCGAAGGCATACATCAGCCGGTAACCGCCGGTCGAAATCGCCGGTGAGCACATCCCACATGACTACCGAATAATTTTCCATCACTTCGGCCACCTGCGTTTTTTTTATCCGGCCATAAGGGGGGCGAAACAGGGCGGTATCAACCCCGAGTTGCTCCTGACATTTTTTTATGTTCTCCAGATAGACAGCATCGTCGGTTTTCCATCCATTTAAATGGTTAAATGTATGATTACCAACCATATGGCCTGCTTCCAGTACCTGGTAGAGCACATCCCGATGCTTTCGAACATTATCGCCAATACAGAAAAAAGTTGCCTGGGCCGCATATTTATCGAGCTGTTCGAGCACAAACTCCGTTACTATCGGAATTGGCCCATCATCAAATGTCAGATAAATAGTAGGAGTAGCCTCATCTTCGATCTTCCACCAGAACTCAGGGTAGACCGTCCGAAGCAGAAAGTTGGATTTATGCAGGAAAAGCATACTGTTTCGAATAAGTACTTAACCGTAAGCTAGTTAGCTCTCATTAAAGTACAGTTTACTGAAATCGTTTACGAGTTGGATTTCAGTTTTGCTCAAAAATACGAGTCAACTAATTACCTATACGCTAAAATCGAAGATTTGTTTCATAACGGTCGGTTGCAGTCCTGATTTTTGGATTAATAGAAGAATGAAAGCGGTTAAGAAGAGATGATGAACCCCGATCTGGTTAAACAATAAGTTGCCGTGTAGAAGAGACGGTCAATTACCAACAATTAATTTTATGGTTAAAAATACTGGATAGATTGGGATAAAATGAGCAATCTACTTACTTTGCAGGAAGTATTCGGCCGTTGGCATGTTTTTCTCTCTATTCGCACTGATGAGTTTTTTTTAAAAATTAATATACTTGACTGGAAGTATATTTTGAATTAAATAATTTACTATATTAGACAAACTATAGCAACTCTTTTTTTATAATAGTCACTACCAAATCCATTCAATCAACTGTGAGCCAAAAACAATTTGACAAACTACGCTTACAAAAGCGATATTACGATTCGCTGGTAAACAGTCGGCTTTTTTCGGTAAACTTCATGGAAGTAGCTGTAAAAAAGCTTATTCCCACTAACCCGCCCGATGGGCTACTGGTTAATCAGAAACACTATCTGGCCCATTTGCATCAGCAGTGCCATACATTTGTTGCTGAGTATAATCGTATAGCTCTTTTACTGGAACCAAGCGAATAGCTTTTGCTGAATCTGATTCCTGTCAGTCAATGGCACTGGAGGGACGGGAAAATATCGGTTTATTTTAGTTTTCTGTCCTTCCAGTAGTATCCTGTTTGCTGGGCCACCAGGCCAAAAAACACAACATATACGGGATAGATTAGTTGCGTAAGAGGAATGGTTGGTACCTGCTTATTTTTTTGCAAAAAAAGGAGAACCTGCCGCAGGAATAAAAACTCAGGTAAGGCTTTCAGCCCGATAACAAGCAGTGCCGTACTACTGCTAATGGTGTTGAAGAGCCAGGCTACTACCGCTAAAACGGGGGCCGCATTGCTCAGGAATATAAAAACCGCCAACAGAGAAGGCCCCCAACTCTGATACATTCGCCACTTACTGGCCCAGCGCTTACGCTGGTTATAGAACGCTTTCCACGACTGATGTGGACTGGTACTGACAATGGCTTCGGGGCTTTTCAGGAACCGAATAGCCTTCGGGTAACGATTGGCAATTTTGTGCATCAGAAATTCGTCGTCGCCGGAGGCTATATGGTCGATTCCTGAAAAGCCGCCTACTTCGCTAAAGGCCTGTTTTTCATAGCATAGATTAGCGCCATTGCACATAGTTGGCATGCCCAGCGCCATTGTACAGGCTCCAGACCCTATTAAACTGGCAAACTCAACGGTCTGTAGGGAATCGGAAACTGTATGTTCTGCCGTGAAGGTTACCGGCCCCGAAATAAGTTTTGCTCCTGTAGACTGGTAAAACGACGCAATAGTTGCCAGCCATGCTGGCCCCACACGGCAATCGCCGTCTGTTGTAACGATCAGGTCGCCTTTGGCCTGTGCAATGCTTTGGCTGATGGCCCGCTTCTTGGGTGATGACGTTGGTTCATCGGTTAAAGCCAGCAACTGTAAATTAAAAGACACTGACTGAACACAGGACCGAACAATCGATACCGTATGATCGCTCGATGAATCGTCGGCCACTATCACTTCAAACTGTGGGTATGATTGCTGGTTAAGATCCGCTAACAACTTTCCAATGGTATTGGCTTCGTTTCGAACCGGTATTACCACAGAGATATAAGGCTGATGCGGAACAGCAGCTAAAGGCTTAAAGAAGGGGATTCGAACCCAGGTAATCCATAATATGAGCGTAAACAGCGCATAGAGTAGGCTCACCGCTATTAGAAACAGTGTCATTCGGCGGTTATTTTTAGTTTCCAAACCCAGATCAATCCCACCAGAACAGGTGTTAATACATTGGCAAGCCAAAGCGTTAATGTTGCCGTCAGTAGCACAGGGACCGGCAGATTTAATGGTGCAAAGACCCACAGCGAAGCTGCTTCCCGAACGCCCAGATCACTAAGCAGATTAAACGCGGGGGTTATGGTTTTCGCCAGAAAGACCAGCCCGATTGCTGAGGCTGAAATGAGCACCGGCAAGTCAATGCCAAGTAAGCGTAAGGCCAGGTAAAACTGTACAGAAAATACCAGATACCTAAGGGTAGCAGCAAGCAGAGCCAGGTAAATTTCACGGTTGGTGTATTGCCCGGCAACGTTCCAGAATTGTATTAACCAGCGAAATGATACTCGGCTTTCGGCCCATTTTAAGAGCGGTCTGCGCACAATTCCTAAAAGTATGCCCAGACTTACCAGAACAGCCAGCAACCCCAGTAGCCATTGCCCGGCTGCGGTGTTGCGTTCGGGCACAAAATGGACATAAGAAGCCCAGGCAATTGTTCCGAATACAATGGCGACATAGAATTGCATTCCCCCCGAAATCAGCGAAGCCCCGATGGCTTCAACCCGCTTGTTTCGCAACGACAGCACCCGGCCCGCCGTATCGCCCAACTGGGCAGGTAAGGCAAAACCCAATGATACCCCGGCTAAAACGCCCTGATAGGCTTGCCAAAACGTTTTTTTCTCAATGCGCTGGAGCAGAATCTGCCATTTCAGCGCTTCGAAGCCCCAGTTGATGGGGATTAGGAACAGCAGCGCAATAGCCCAGTATTCGGGTTTGCTTACGGTGCTGAGCTGGGTCTTTAGGATAGCCCAATCCAATGGCTGTTGGCGTAAGGTATGGTTTATATAATAAAGCAGACCGGCAAAAACGATGATTTTGCCCAATAAAATGATTTTTTTCGTTGGTTTCAGCGACAAAACGTATAAGAACACGTTACTTTGTAAAGAGTACAACACTACGTTCATGACACTTACTCCACAAACCGCTACGACATTGCCAGATAACCCAACTCCGGAAAAAATCATTCTGGGAGTAGACCCAGGCACCCAGGTTGCCGGTTATGGCATCATTTCGGTAAAAGCAGGAGTGATGACCATGATGCAGTATGGAGTAGTTCAGTTGAGCAAATATAGTACCTACCAACTGAAGCTCCAGAAACTTCACGAAACCATACTGCGCCTGATCGATGAATACCATCCCGATGAGATGGCCATTGAAGACCCGTTTTTTGGCAAAAATGTTCAGGCTATGCTGAAATTGGGTCGGGCTCAGGGGGTAGTGATGGCGGCTGCGCTCTCGCGCAATATTCCAATTGTAGAGTATGCACCCCGCCGAATCAAACAATCGGTAACCGGTAACGGAAATGCAACTAAAGAACAGGTCTCGCAAATGGTCAGCCATTTGCTGGGCGAAAAACTCAATCCTCAGTTTTTCGATGCCACCGATGCACTGGCTATTGCTGTTTGCCATCATTTCCACGAAAATGCCCTGCCGACCGTATCCAACAAAAAAACAAAAAAAGGCGCATGGGGTGCCTTTGTCAGTGAAAATTCCAATCGAATCATGTAAGGCTTTCGGCCATGGGTCATTGGCTAATTGGTCGTTCGTTTCTTATTGAAACCAATGACAACCTTCTAACCACATGCCTACATTTCAGAAAACGATCAACCTCCCCGCATATCCTCGTGGCTTTCATCTGATTACCCGTATTGTTGAACGTGAATTTCCGGATTTGCAAAAAATCAGGATTGGCATTCTGCACGTGTTCATCCAGCATACATCGGCCAGCCTGACTATAAACGAAAATGCCGATCCAACCGTAAGGGGAGATTTTGAACGGTATTTCAACCGGGCTGTTCCCGAAAACGCTCCTTATTATCAGCATGACTACGAAGGCTCCGACGATATGCCTGCTCACCTGAAAGCGGCCATGCTGGGTAGTTCGGTTACGATTCCTATCACCAATGGGCAGCTCAACCTGGGCACCTGGCAGGGCATTTACCTGGGTGAACACCGCAACCAGGGCGGTCGCCGTACGTTGGTGCTAACCGCCTGGGGTAACGAGTAAGCGGGTGGGGTAGGCCCCCAACCCGACCGGTTTCGATTACCGCAACAACCTCCAGACGGCTTCAACGCTCGTGACCGGAAGCTGGCAGGCCCGGTTGTAGCACACATAAATAGCTGTTTTACCATCGATAGGGCCTCGCTGTTCCAGAAGCGGTAGATTTCCCTGCCCGGTGGTGCCACAAAGTACTTTATTCGGATAAAACTCGGCATCCAGTTCGGCCCGATACTGATCTGCATCGGGGCCAGTAATGGCAATTTCGGCCGTTGGACGAAGCCGCATAGCAAACTGAGCAGCCCAGTTGGTGAGGTAGTCGGCGTTTTGCTGTACCAGTGGTTGTACCCGACCCAGCATCCGATCGGCCCGGTCGGCATAATCCGGGCGTTCGAGCAACAGACTTAACAGGTATAAATTTTCGGCCATCATCGAATTGGAAGCCGGTATTACATTGTCGAACAGCTCTTTACGGCGGGCAATTAGTTCTTCGCTGTTTTTGTCGGTAAAGAATAACAGATCGTCGGACTCAGGGTCTGGGTCCGTAAAGTTTTTCAGCACATACTGCATCAACTGATCGGCTTCTGTTAGCCAGCTTTCTGCAAAAGTAGCCTGATAAAGCCCCAGCAGGCCATCGATCACTGCTGCATAATCGTCTAGAAAACCAGCCTGACGTGCACGGCCATTTTTGTAGGTATGCCAGAGCCGACCATTCCGGCTATCCCGCATTTTTTTCAACAGAAAATACCCAAGCCGAAGCGCCAGGGCCAGAAAATCGGGTTCGCCAAAAACACGGTAAGCGGTGGTTAGGCCTTTGAGCATCAATCCATTCCACGAACAGAGGATTTTATCGTCCAGACCAGGCCGTATGCGTTCGTCGCGTATGCGCAGCAGGCGCGTATGGGTGGCATCGAGCCGCACATTCAACTCGGCGAGTGGCCAGCTCATCCGTTCGGCAAAAGCTTCGTCGGATTCAGTACGGTGCAGAATATTTCTTCCGTGCTCCCAATTCCCTTCGTTAGTGAGGTTGTAGAGATCGGCAAACCAATCGTAATCGGCACCGAGTGCGTTCTGCAACTCAGGCGTTGTAAAGGTGTAAAACTTGCCTTCTACGCCTTCACTATCGGCATCCAGGGCCGAATAGAAGCCGCCCTCCGGACTGAGCAATTCGCGCTGGGCAAACCCAATCGTTTGATAAACAACACGACGATACAATGGACTTTTGGTCAGGCTATATGCTTCGGCATATACGGCCAGGAGTTGTCCATTGTCATAGAGCATTTTCTCAAAATGGGGAGCAAACCAGTCGGCATCGGTCGAATAGCGGGCAAAACCGCCACCCAACTGGTCATAGATTCCACCGAGCGCCATCCGGTCGAGGGTTAGCCGAACCTGATGCAAAGCGGCATCGTTGCCGTCGGCTATAGAGACGCTGGCATCGTAATACCGCAGCAAAAACCGCCAGATGCTGGGCATCGGAAACTTGGGTGCGCGACGCATTCCGCCTTTTTCATCGTCGGCTTTAACGATTACCTTCCGATAAAGCACCTCCAGTGTTTCGGGCGAAAACAGCGGATCGCTTTGAGTTAGTCCATATCGGTCGGCATCAGTAAGGTTTAGTTCATTGGCAAACCCTTCTGCTGATTTTTGCAGATCATCGCGGTGCTCTACGTAGGCATCGCCAATACTGTTCAGCAGATTCACCCAGTTGCGTGGTGGCAGATAGGTAACACCATAGAACGGTTTTGCATCGGGCATCAGAAACACATTCAACGGCCAGCCACCCTGTACACCCATTGCCTGCACAGCATCCATATAAATGGCATCGACGTCAGGGCGCTCTTCCCGATCGACTTTTATACAAACGAATCGCTCATTCATCAGTTGGGCAATCTCCTCGTGTTCGAACGATTCGCGCTCCATCACATGACACCAATGGCAGGCCGAGTAACCAATACTCACCAGAATAGGCTTGTTTTCGGTAGTAGCTTTGGTGAGTGCCTCCTCTCCCCACGGGTACCAGTCGACGGGGTTATGGGCATGTTGAAGTAAATAAGGACTCGTTTCGTATATGAGCTGATTGGGCATAGCGACCAGAGATGTTTCGTTGCGACTCGTATGGGCTTTTGTTTGAAATCATACGGGCTTGTACTATATATAGGCCGAAAGGCCGGAATTGTTCGGGACCGGGCAAAAATAGTGGAAATTCCTGAGCTGAATTTTTCTGATTATCGGCACAGCCAGCGAGCCAAACGAACAGATCAATGCCATGCAACTCTAATTGTTTGCGGAGGCATCGGGAACAGAGATTGTTGCCAAATCTGATCGCTTCTCAGTTTGCGCTGTGCTTCTACTTCAGACAACCCGATTTAGTTTGTTAGTGATTACTTTGCCCGAAGGTTTAAGATTTTTTAAAAGATTCGACGTAGAGTTGCCCCGACATTTGGCTGGTTTGTACTTTTATGTACCGGGAATTGCTGTTTTACAGCCGTAACAACAAATTATGCCTCGTATTGTTGATCTTTCCAAACCGATTCGCTACAACACCAATGATCCGTGGTTTATGCGGGTCAGAATCAAGCATAAACCTCATGAAAAAGCCAAATGGCTCATTCGATTGCTGGGCTTGCCCTTCCGGCTATTTCCGGAAGGGTTTACGGGCTGGGCCGACGACACCATCCAGTCGATGGGGGTTCACTCGACCACTCATATCGACGCGCCCTGGCATTATTCGCCAACGGTAGCCGGGCAACCCGCCAAAACAATCGATCAGATTCCGCTCGACTGGTGTTATGGCGAGGGAGCTATGATCGACATGAGCCACAAAGCCGATTTCGATCCCATTACAATTGCCGATTTGCAGGAAAGCCTGCACAAAACCGGAACGGTGCTGAAACCAACAATGATTGTGCTGATCCGAACGGGGCGCGATACGCTCAACGGGACGAAAGAATTTGCGGAAAAAGGCACCGGTATGAGTCCCGAAGCCACCCGATGGCTCATCGGGCAGGGAATAAAAGTGATGGGCATCGATCAATGGGGTTGGGATTTACCGCTACCCTACATGATCAAACAGGCAAAACTCAGCCAGAACCCTGAATTATTCTGGCAGGCACATCTGGTTGGCCGGGAGTTGGAATACTGCCATATGGAGCAACTGGTTAATCTCGGTGCATTGCCTCCGGTGGGCTTTAAAGTCTGTGTATTTCCGCTGAAAGTTGTAGGAGCCTCGGCCGCCCCGGCCCGCGTAGTCGCCATCTTTGAGGATTAGTGTTCATCCTGCTGGAGAACCTGTATATTTACCTATCTTGCAAACGCATTAACAAAACGATTAGCAGGTATCGACACCCGTCCTTCGCTCATTGGTCAACAGAACTGAATGGAAAAGAAAGGAGCCATTGAACCATTAGCTACCGACAAGGCAAAATTTATTGCCCTCAGTGAGCTAATTATTGAAAAAATAAAAACCGGTGAGCTACAGCCGGGCGATCAGATTCCGTCGGAAAATGAGCTCATCAAAACGTTCAATATTAGTAACACAACGGCCCGAAAAACGCTGCTCGAAATAGAGTCGAAAGGCTGGGCCCGGCGCATCAAAGGCAAAGGCACGTATGTCCTGAACCGTACGGAAGACCATCATCTGCTTCGTACGCTTGGCTCCATCTACGCCACACGGCGCGGTTTTCACGACAGTCTCATTGCCGAAGGATTTACACCCAGGAATATCGTTCTGGAAAAAACCATTCTTCAGGATGGTATTTCCTCAGAAATCAACGGCCGCCATTTTATCATTGATGGCCCCGTAATGAAACTGCATCAGCTGCGTTATGCCGATGAACTGCTCATTAAAGATGAAGTGAAATACATCTCCCTCACACTTTGCCCTAAAATTAATCGACTACCTACCGAAATTTCGTATTTTAAAGTTTATGAAGTTAATTACCGATTGAAAATCAGCGAGGTACAGCAGACGCTTGGGGTTACGATTCTGGAACCCAACACAACTAATTTTGAATTAAGCAAACCAACCCCTGCCTTTGTGCTCGACAGTGCCGTTGTTTGTACGGGCGACAAAGTCGTTGAGATTGAGCAGTCGTATTATCACGGCGACAAGTATAAATTCGCTGTCATTGCCAACCCCGATCTGGCTCAGCGCTCCTCCAGTTCAATTACTTCCTGAACCACTTCAACAACTCATCGACGATTAGCGCATGACCGGCCCGGTTGGGGTGGTTCACGTGCGACATATAGTTCGTTAAATTGCCTCGTTTGGCTACTACTTTAAACTGCTCATAGGGATCAGCCAGACCCGTATGATACTGCCCGGATAATGTTCTGATCTGTTCAGCATAAGGCTCCAGCGGATTTTTGTTATCCAATATATTCAGCCGCTGATCGGGCGAGGGCGTGAGCAGAATAACGGGTATCTTTTTTGCCTGTGCCGCCTTGATCATTTTCTCCCAGGCTTCCCGAACCTTGCCAATGTCAGCGAAACGGTCGTTCAGGGCGTAGTCGATGAAGAGCACATCGGGTTTATGAACCAGCACATCCGACTCAAATCGAGTCTGGCCTTTGATCGAATTTTCGCCACCGATAGCCGTAACAATTACGTTGATGACCGCATATGGATAGCGCTCTTTCAATGTCGCCAATAGCAGATTGGGATACGACTCCAGTGTATGCACTTCGTGGTTATGCCAGTAGCCAGCCGGAACCGAATGCCCATGAAAAACCAGATTGATAGTCCGATTCTTCGGCCAGACCGTGATTAGTTCGTTTTTAACGTCGGTCAGATACGTTGCCGAATCGGCAGGTTGGGCGATGCTGGCCAGCGAGACTGCCAGCAGATGTATCAGAAAAAACAGGTTTCTCATCTTACAATAGAACACAGGATTTTAGTATTACCAGAACACCACTAAATCGCCGGTTGCCTTGTCAACGACATAATGATTGCCATACTTTTTATCGCCCAATTTGAACTGGACTTGCGGCTTGGTTCCCCACGGATAGCCCGTGTTGGCATATACATGAAGTGCCTCGGCTGAGACACCTTCGTCGGGGTAAATGCGAACCGTGGCATTTTTTAGGCCCGATAGGCGCACGCACCGTTTCATGTGCTGAACGCCTGATGTCATTTCCTGGCATGACACAATCCCGTCGGGTTGTGTTACAAAAAAACGGCTTTCCCTGTGCCATGCCTTGGGTAACTGGTAGACCGAATACCCATTCGTTAGTTCGGTTTCATAACCCGTAAGCAGCGGTGCGCCCTGCGGTAGTTTAAACCGGTGCGTTACGGTTGTATTTGGACAATAGCCCGAGAAGAAAAAGCCATTGTTGCCACGAGAAATAGCCAGCACCGGGTTTTTGACCGAGGGGTTCCGCTTATCGATCCGGTAGTCTATACCAAATTCGTTCAGAACATAGCGCATCAATAAAGGCCCCGTAAACAGTTGTTCGGGATTGTCGGGAGTCAGGAGTTTGCCACCGGTAAATCTGCTGGAATTTGTTCCGCGCACATAGGCCACTTTTCCGCCCTTCCAGTCTGGTTTCTCCCGCACCCAAACCACATCGCGGCTATTGTTGCCCTGGGTCATTCTGGTCAGCACATGGGTACCCACATCGGTGTTGTTTTTCACCTGTGTTGCCAGCCCTCCACCCGAAAACAAGGCGCGGTGCGTAATTTTTTCGGGAGAGGGTTTATCAAGCTTATCGATGTTTATCGTTGAATATACCTGAAAATCGCCTTCCAGGGCCGATGTGTTTTGCAAATTCAGGAGATTTAAGAAAGCAGCTCCAGCCTGATCGGCAGGGCCATATATCAGCAGCTTTCCGCCATTCTGCACAAAGTTAATCAGCGATTTTTCGAGCGACGAACCACTCTCTGGCACAATCGATACCAGAATCGACTCACTGAAGTAGGCTGGTTTGTCGGTAATGACTTTTTGAAATGAGTTGGTCGAAATAACAGTGTTCAGCGGAAAGCCATTGTTAATGGCCTGGCGAATGAGCCAGTCGCCATAATAAATTTCGGGTAATCGGTCGGGTTGTCTGTAGGCCCAGGAGTGGTATTCGTCGAACGGATATACCCAGACCAAGGGGCCCGGTGCTGTCGGCGAATCATAGCGGGCTTTCAGAATGTGTGGTGTGACTTCATCCGGTACTTGTGCGGGCATTTCGCCATACGTATTGTCGGCGGTCAGGAAGTTCAGATGCGTTGGCAGCCGCACTTCGCCTTTGGCATTGATACGGGCCACGGCCATTGGCAGGTAAATGTCGTGCGGCTCCTGACCATACCGATCGAGCCAGGGGCTATTGACCCACCACGGATCGTGGGTGTAGTAGCGGAATAGGTACCGCTCGTCGGGCAGTTCGGCCATGCGCGACATATAGCCGGCCATTTCGAGCCCAAAATCGCCATCCAGTGCGGCCCAGGGCGAATTGGGGGGCGGTAGCATGTTGTAATGGCCACCGTAAATTTGCTTCAGATCAACACCATCGCGGGCGAGGTCGGCTCCTGTGGAAAGGTTTGTGCCGCGTGTCTGGATCTGAACTTTGGGGCATTCCTTTCGGAACAGGTTCCAGAAATTGGCAATCAGTTCGCGGGTATTGGCTAGTTTTTCGGCAGCAAAGGCTTTCCCGTCGAAAATAGCACCCGTGGATGACCAGCCTTCTACGCCAAAACCAAATCCATTGCTAAGCCAGATGAAATCATATCCCAGATCAGTCAGAAAATGCTGGCTTTGCCGCCCCAGAAACGTCCCAAAGGGCGTATTGGCCGGTATGCCTTTCGGAAAACCAGCATAAGACTCCGTATCGGCATTCAGGGTTGAGTAACAGCTAACCATCGTTTTGTGCCCCATGGCATTACCACCCAGAATTTCGGGATGCTTTTTGTACTTAAATTCCGAATGGGCAAACTCCGGCCCCGGATCGAAGGTCGCTCCAATGCGGATGGGTTTTCCCGTTACCCGTCGCCCCGATTCTTTCAGCGACTCGATGATGTATTTCAGATCGCCGTAGGTAAATGATGGTGGGTTATTGATATACAGGA harbors:
- a CDS encoding SGNH/GDSL hydrolase family protein, yielding MRNLFFLIHLLAVSLASIAQPADSATYLTDVKNELITVWPKNRTINLVFHGHSVPAGYWHNHEVHTLESYPNLLLATLKERYPYAVINVIVTAIGGENSIKGQTRFESDVLVHKPDVLFIDYALNDRFADIGKVREAWEKMIKAAQAKKIPVILLTPSPDQRLNILDNKNPLEPYAEQIRTLSGQYHTGLADPYEQFKVVAKRGNLTNYMSHVNHPNRAGHALIVDELLKWFRK